A genomic window from Serinus canaria isolate serCan28SL12 chromosome 4A, serCan2020, whole genome shotgun sequence includes:
- the LOC103824266 gene encoding nuclear pore glycoprotein p62-like isoform X2, whose product MSQFSFGAAAPGGAFGLGAPRAAATTATSGFSFSAPAPATASTGFSFGSAAPAAGGGQPAGLFSFSRPGPAAQPSGFSFGSASAAPAAPAAAAFPLGTNTPKVTFGASTATPAAGITGGFSFGAPAATSTPSSQAAAPSGFAFGSAGTSSSSTAPSGTTGGFTFSSGTTSQAGTAGFSIGTAAAPVTSAGLSFGTAPAAAASTSTATLAAANPVATPFSLGGQPAGLTFGAQPSTAATSTSTATLTTSTSQAPTLTFGTKLGVGATSTGSTGTASLGTLGFGLKVPGTTAATTSTATGTTSASGFPLNLKPLTTTGATGAVTSTAATTTATTASAPPVMTYAQLESLINKWSLELEDQEKHFLHQATQVNAWDRMLIENGEKITSLHREVEKVKVDQKRLDQELDFILSQQKELEDLLTPLEESVKEQSGTIYLQHADEERERTYKLAENIDAQLKRMAQDLKDITEHLNTSRGPADTSDPLQQICKILNAHMDSLQWIDQNSAVLQRKVEEVTKVCESRRKEQERSFRITFD is encoded by the exons aTGAGCCAGTTCAGCTTCGGGGCGGCCGCTCCCGGCGGCGCCTTCGGCCTGGGCGCGCCCCGAGCCGCCGCCACCACGGCCACCAGCGGCTTCTCCTTCTCCGCGCCGGCGCCCGCCACCGCCTCCACCGGCTTCAGCTTCGGCAGCGCGgcgccggcggcgggcggcggccaGCCCGCCGGGCTCTTCTCCTTCAGCAggccgggcccggccgcgcAGCCCTCCGGCTTCAGCTTCGGCTCGGCCAGcgcggcccccgccgccccggcaGCCGCCGCCTTCCCGCTGGG gaCAAACACCCCAAAAGTGACCTTtggagccagcactgccactccagctgctggaatCACGGGGGGCTTCTCTTTTGGTGCCCCTGCGGCAACCAGCACCCCCTCGAGTCAGGCAGCAGCCCCGTCTGGCTTTGCctttggctctgctggcaccagcagcagcagcacggctCCCTCTGGGACAACAGGAGGCTTCACCTTCTCCAGTGGCACCACGAGCCAGGCGGGCACGGCCGGGTTCAGCATCGGCACCGCGGCTGCGCCCGTGACGTCGGCAGGGCTGAGCTTTGGCACGGCCCCTGcggctgctgccagcaccagcacggccaccctggcagctgccaaCCCAGTAGCAACGCCCTTCAGCCTCGGGGGGCAGCCTGCAG GTCTGACCTTTGGGGCTCAGCCTTCGACAGCAGCCACCAGTACAAGCACAGCAACACTGACCACAAGCACCAGCCAGGCACCCACCCTGACCTTTGGAACCAAGCTGGGAG TGGGTGCCACCTCCACTGGTTCCACTGGGACAGCCAGTCTGGGGACACTTGGCTTTGGATTAAAGGTTCCTGGAaccacagctgccaccaccagcactgccactg GGACAACTTCTGCTTCTGGCTTTCCCTTGAACCTGAAGCCATTGACTACCACTGGTGCCACTGGAGCTGTGACCTccacagctgccaccaccacagccaccacagccag TGCCCCCCCAGTGATGACTTATGCCCAGCTGGAGAGTTTGATCAACAAGTGGAGCCTGGAACTGGAAGACCAAGAGAAGCACTTCCTGCATCAGGCCACACAAGTCAATGCCTGGGACCGCATGCTGATCGAGAACGGGGAGAAG ATTACTTCGTTACACAGAGAAGTAGAGAAGGTGAAGGTTGACCAGAAGAG ACTGGATCAGGAACTGGACTTCATTCTGTcccagcagaaggagctggaggactTGCTGACCCCTCTGGAGGAGTCTGTGAAGGAGCAGAGCGGGACCATCTACCTGCAGCACGCGGATGAGGAACGGGAGAGGAC ctaCAAACTGGCTGAAAACATCGATGCTCAGCTGAAGCGCATGGCACAAGATCTGAAGGACATCACTGAGCACCTGAACACATCAAGGGGCCCAGCAGACACAAGTGACCCT ctTCAGCAGATCTGTAAAATTTTGAATGCACACATGGATTCCCTGCAGTGGATTGACCAGAATTCAG ctgtgctgcagaggaaggtGGAAGAGGTGACCAAGGTTTGTGAGAGCCGCCGCAAGGAGCAGGAGCGCAGCTTTCGGATCACCTTTGATTGA
- the LOC103824266 gene encoding nuclear pore glycoprotein p62-like isoform X1, which produces MSQFSFGAAAPGGAFGLGAPRAAATTATSGFSFSAPAPATASTGFSFGSAAPAAGGGQPAGLFSFSRPGPAAQPSGFSFGSASAAPAAPAAAAFPLGTNTPKVTFGASTATPAAGITGGFSFGAPAATSTPSSQAAAPSGFAFGSAGTSSSSTAPSGTTGGFTFSSGTTSQAGTAGFSIGTAAAPVTSAGLSFGTAPAAAASTSTATLAAANPVATPFSLGGQPAGLTFGAQPSTAATSTSTATLTTSTSQAPTLTFGTKLGVTSTAASTASTTSTTSVLGSTGPSLFASVATSSAPASSSTTGLSLGATSTGSTGTASLGTLGFGLKVPGTTAATTSTATGTTSASGFPLNLKPLTTTGATGAVTSTAATTTATTASAPPVMTYAQLESLINKWSLELEDQEKHFLHQATQVNAWDRMLIENGEKITSLHREVEKVKVDQKRLDQELDFILSQQKELEDLLTPLEESVKEQSGTIYLQHADEERERTYKLAENIDAQLKRMAQDLKDITEHLNTSRGPADTSDPLQQICKILNAHMDSLQWIDQNSAVLQRKVEEVTKVCESRRKEQERSFRITFD; this is translated from the exons aTGAGCCAGTTCAGCTTCGGGGCGGCCGCTCCCGGCGGCGCCTTCGGCCTGGGCGCGCCCCGAGCCGCCGCCACCACGGCCACCAGCGGCTTCTCCTTCTCCGCGCCGGCGCCCGCCACCGCCTCCACCGGCTTCAGCTTCGGCAGCGCGgcgccggcggcgggcggcggccaGCCCGCCGGGCTCTTCTCCTTCAGCAggccgggcccggccgcgcAGCCCTCCGGCTTCAGCTTCGGCTCGGCCAGcgcggcccccgccgccccggcaGCCGCCGCCTTCCCGCTGGG gaCAAACACCCCAAAAGTGACCTTtggagccagcactgccactccagctgctggaatCACGGGGGGCTTCTCTTTTGGTGCCCCTGCGGCAACCAGCACCCCCTCGAGTCAGGCAGCAGCCCCGTCTGGCTTTGCctttggctctgctggcaccagcagcagcagcacggctCCCTCTGGGACAACAGGAGGCTTCACCTTCTCCAGTGGCACCACGAGCCAGGCGGGCACGGCCGGGTTCAGCATCGGCACCGCGGCTGCGCCCGTGACGTCGGCAGGGCTGAGCTTTGGCACGGCCCCTGcggctgctgccagcaccagcacggccaccctggcagctgccaaCCCAGTAGCAACGCCCTTCAGCCTCGGGGGGCAGCCTGCAG GTCTGACCTTTGGGGCTCAGCCTTCGACAGCAGCCACCAGTACAAGCACAGCAACACTGACCACAAGCACCAGCCAGGCACCCACCCTGACCTTTGGAACCAAGCTGGGAG TCAcatccacagctgccagcacagcctccaccaccagcaccacctcagtgctgggctccACAGGGCCCTCCTTGTTTGCATCTGTGGCAACATCTtcagccccagcctcctccagcacTACAGGCCTCTCAC TGGGTGCCACCTCCACTGGTTCCACTGGGACAGCCAGTCTGGGGACACTTGGCTTTGGATTAAAGGTTCCTGGAaccacagctgccaccaccagcactgccactg GGACAACTTCTGCTTCTGGCTTTCCCTTGAACCTGAAGCCATTGACTACCACTGGTGCCACTGGAGCTGTGACCTccacagctgccaccaccacagccaccacagccag TGCCCCCCCAGTGATGACTTATGCCCAGCTGGAGAGTTTGATCAACAAGTGGAGCCTGGAACTGGAAGACCAAGAGAAGCACTTCCTGCATCAGGCCACACAAGTCAATGCCTGGGACCGCATGCTGATCGAGAACGGGGAGAAG ATTACTTCGTTACACAGAGAAGTAGAGAAGGTGAAGGTTGACCAGAAGAG ACTGGATCAGGAACTGGACTTCATTCTGTcccagcagaaggagctggaggactTGCTGACCCCTCTGGAGGAGTCTGTGAAGGAGCAGAGCGGGACCATCTACCTGCAGCACGCGGATGAGGAACGGGAGAGGAC ctaCAAACTGGCTGAAAACATCGATGCTCAGCTGAAGCGCATGGCACAAGATCTGAAGGACATCACTGAGCACCTGAACACATCAAGGGGCCCAGCAGACACAAGTGACCCT ctTCAGCAGATCTGTAAAATTTTGAATGCACACATGGATTCCCTGCAGTGGATTGACCAGAATTCAG ctgtgctgcagaggaaggtGGAAGAGGTGACCAAGGTTTGTGAGAGCCGCCGCAAGGAGCAGGAGCGCAGCTTTCGGATCACCTTTGATTGA
- the RBM41 gene encoding LOW QUALITY PROTEIN: RNA-binding protein 41 (The sequence of the model RefSeq protein was modified relative to this genomic sequence to represent the inferred CDS: inserted 1 base in 1 codon) produces the protein MRRVNSSLSSDELLLEDLETEGERQLKSLLHHQLDTSVSIEQCKSKRRCFAPAAFYKPFGEEAAGALTLSQFQALQESDKETSSLRELGLSDSEILLWKNQDSARKGSGLGAAPEATQERLDAIREKLEERRRILALPQRFAGSKQLSRREMEIEQALFQGTDRHSFLRALYHQDDTQKRGTDEKDPMVHLESVYQELLSKKCPEKVQSAASDPCLSPTPQGSRTEGSSLLEQEEHAEQAASPSVSATEPHQSPPRPVVIKEPVEFVPEEEILRNRLSEEELRKIPRFSSYHPGEPSRVLYLKNLGPRVRVKDLVSLFARFQREDSPXIQFRLLSGRMRDQAFITFPDTESAQRALQLLNGYKLQGKPLVIAFGKSRKHLPEADSAIPSSSAAENAPAT, from the exons ATGCGCCG GGTGAACAGCAGCCTGTCCAGCGATGAGCTCCTCCTGGAAGACCTGGAGACAGAAGGAGAGAGGCAGCTGAAGAGCCTCCTTCACCACCAGCTGGACACCAGTGTCTCCATCGAGCA GTGCAAGTCAAAGCGGAGATGCTTTGCCCCTGCAGCTTTTTACAAACCCTTTGGGGAGGAGGCTGCGGGGGCTTTGACCCTCTCACAGTTCCAGGCCCTGCAGGAGAGTGACAAAGAAACCTCCTCTCTCCGGGAGCTGGGGCTCTCTGACTCGGAGATCCTGCTCTGGAAGAACCAGGATTCAGCAAGGAAG ggctcggggctgggggcagcccccGAGGCCACGCAGGAGCGGCTGGATGCCATCCGGGAGAAGCTGGAGGAGCGGCGGCGCATCCTGGCGCTGCCGCAGAGGTTTGCGGGCAGCAAGCAGCTGAGCCGGCGGGAGATGGAGATCGAGCAGGCTCTCTTCCAGGGCACGGACCGCCACTCCTTCCTCAGGGCCCTCTACCACCAAG ATGACACTCAGAAGAGGGGGACAGATGAAAAGGACCCCATGGTTCATCTGGAGAGTGTTTACCAAGAGCTGCTGAGCAAGAAGTGCCCTGAAAAAGTCCAGTCTGCTGCAAGTGACCCCTGCTTGTCCCCGACCCCACAGGGGTCTAGGACTGAGGGGTCATCACTTCTAGAGCAGGAGGAGCACGCAGAACAGGCAGCAAGTCCCAGTGTTTCTGCAACAGAGCCCCACCAGTCTCCTCCAAGGCCTGTGGTTATCAAAGAGCCAGTTGAGTTTGTCCCAGAAGAGGAGATCCTCAGGAACCGCCTCTCAGAGGAAGAACTCCGGAAAATTCCCAGGTTCTCATCCTACCATCCAGGGGAGCCCAGCAGG GTGCTGTATTTGAAGAACCTGGGCCCCCGAGTGAGAGTGAAGGACCTGGTGTCCCTGTTTGCTCGGTTCCAGAGGGAGGACAGCC TGATCCAGTTCCGCCTCCTGAGCGGCCGCATGAGGGATCAGGCCTTCATCACCTTCCCTG ACACAGAGTCAGCCCagagagccctgcagctgctgaatgGGTACAAGCTGCAGGGGAAGCCCCTGGTCATCGcctttgggaaaagcaggaagcaTTTGCCAGAGGCTGActctgccatccccagctcctctgctgcagagaacGCTCCTGCCACATGA
- the RIPPLY1 gene encoding protein ripply1 encodes MQAAACCLTAHGLRVPVASACPPQGLEQGARTLPLWRPWLPRAQEGPAPRQEEMDALRGRGGGSCWVCGTPVPARAAGARYHLAVSPQARARAAEGHGGPSKALAFFQHPVRLLWPKSKAFDHLYSVGEKLLENFPVQATLFFYEDSGSEEEEDEEEEEEREDEEVEATGDVTAGHPRNADSLGPSGPA; translated from the exons ATGCAAGCTGCTGCCTGTTGCCTGACTGCCCACGGGCTCCGGGTGCCGGTGGCCAGTGCCTGCCCaccccaggggctggagcaagGGGCAAG AACCCTTCCTCTCTGGAGACCTTGGCTGCCCCGAGCCCAGGAGGGACCCGCGCCGCGGCAGGAGGAGATGGACGCT ctgaggggcaggggaggggggagttGCTGGGTCTGTGGCACCCCGGTGCCAGCCCGTGCAGCGGGAGCTCGGTACCACCTGGCTGTGTCTCCCCAGGCTCGGGCTCGGGCAGCGGAGGGGCACGGCGGTCCCAGCAAAGCGCTGGCGTTCTTCCAGCACCCGGTCAG GCTCCTCTGGCCCAAGTCCAAGGCCTTTGACCACCTGTACAGCGTgggggagaagctgctggaaaactTCCCGGTGCAGGCCACCCTCTTCTTTTATGAGGACTCGGgcagcgaggaggaggaggacgaggaggaagaagaagagagagaggatgAAGAGGTGGAGGCGACAGGGGATGTGACCGCGGGGCACCCGCGGAATGCTGACAGCCTCGGCCCCAGCGGGCCGGCGTGA
- the CLDN2 gene encoding claudin-2 codes for MVSMGLQLLGYTVAFLGYIGTLTATLLPSWKTSSYIGSSIVTAVSFTKGLWMECATYSTGITQCDIYSSLLNLPADIQAAQALMVSSCAVSSLACLLSVFGMRCTVFSQGSPGKDRVAVAGGAVFVLGGLLCFIPLVWNIHVVLRDFRNPVIPDSMKFELGEALYLGIISSLLSLVGGFILCTSCPPRDTTTAYSSAYQPQLLASKSPQPSVSQVQKTKSEVNSYNLTGYV; via the coding sequence ATGGTGTCCATggggctccagctgctgggctaCACCGTGGCCTTCCTGGGCTATATCGGCACGCTGACGGCCAcgctgctgcccagctggaagACCAGCTCCTACATCGGCTCCAGCATCGTGACAGCCGTCAGCTTCACCAAGGGGCTGTGGATGGAGTGCGCCACGTACAGCACGGGCATCACCCAGTGCGACATCTACAGCTCCCTGCTCAACCTGCCCGCCGACATCCAGGCGGCCCAAGCGCTCATGGTGAGCTCCTGCGCCGTGTCCTCGCTGGCCTGCCTGCTTTCTGTCTTCGGCATGAGGTGCACCGTCTTCAGCCAGGGCTCGCCGGGCAAGGACCGCGTGGCGGTGGCGGGCGGCGCAGTCTTCGTCCTCGGGGGGCTGCTGTGCTTCATCCCGCTGGTGTGGAACATCCACGTGGTGCTGCGGGATTTCCGCAACCCCGTCATCCCCGACAGCATGAAGTTCGAGCTCGGGGAGGCTCTTTACCTCGGcatcatctcctccctcctctccctcgtCGGCGGCTTCATCctctgcacctcctgccctccccgGGACACCACGACCGCCTACTCCAGCGCCtaccagccccagctgctggcgAGCAagagcccccagccctctgTCAGCCAGGTGCAGAAGACCAAGAGTGAAGTCAATTCCTACAACCTGACAGGATACGTGTAG
- the LOC103824264 gene encoding nuclear pore glycoprotein p62 isoform X1: MSQFSFGAAAPGGAFGLGAPRAAATTATSGFSFSAPAPATASTGFSFGSAAPAAGGGQPAGLFSFSRPGPAAQPSGFSFGSASAAPAAPAAAAFPLGTNTPKVTFGASTATPAAGITGGFSFGAPAATSTPSSQAAAPSGFAFGSAGTSSSSSTAPSGTTGGFTFSSGTTSQAGTAGFSIGTAAAPVTSAGLSFGTAPAAAASTSTATLAAANPVATPFSLGGQPAGLTFGAQPSTAATSTSTATLTTSTSQAPTLTFGTKLGVTSTAASTASTTSTTSVLGSTGPSLFASVATSSAPASSSTTGLSLGATSTGSTGTASLGTLGFGLKVPGTTAATTSTATGTTSASGFPLNLKPLTTTGATGAVTSTAATTTATTASAPPVMTYAQLESLINKWSLELEDQEKHFLHQATQVNAWDRMLIENGEKITSLHREVEKVKVDQKRLDQELDFILSQQKELEDLLTPLEESVKEQSGTIYLQHADEERERTYKLAENIDAQLKRMAQDLKDIIDHLNTSGGPADTSDPLQQICKILNAHMDSLQWIDQNSAVLQRKVEEVTKVCESRRKEQERSFRITFD; this comes from the exons aTGAGCCAGTTCAGCTTCGGGGCGGCCGCTCCCGGCGGCGCCTTCGGCCTGGGCGCGCCCCGAGCCGCCGCCACCACGGCCACCAGCGGCTTCTCCTTCTCCGCGCCGGCGCCCGCCACCGCCTCCACCGGCTTCAGCTTCGGCAGCGCGgcgccggcggcgggcggcggccaGCCCGCCGGGCTCTTCTCCTTCAGCAggccgggcccggccgcgcAGCCCTCCGGCTTCAGCTTCGGCTCGGCCAGcgcggcccccgccgccccggcaGCCGCCGCCTTCCCGCTGGG gaCAAACACCCCAAAAGTGACCTTtggagccagcactgccactccagctgctggaatCACGGGGGGCTTCTCTTTTGGTGCCCCTGCGGCAACCAGCACCCCCTCGAGTCAGGCAGCAGCCCCGTCTGGCTTTGCctttggctctgctggcaccagcagcagcagcagcacggctCCCTCTGGGACAACAGGAGGCTTCACCTTCTCCAGTGGCACCACGAGCCAGGCGGGCACGGCCGGGTTCAGCATCGGCACCGCGGCTGCGCCCGTGACGTCGGCAGGGCTGAGCTTTGGCACGGCCCCTGcggctgctgccagcaccagcacggccaccctggcagctgccaaCCCAGTAGCAACGCCCTTCAGCCTCGGGGGGCAGCCTGCAG GTCTGACCTTTGGGGCTCAGCCTTCGACAGCAGCCACCAGTACAAGCACAGCAACACTGACCACAAGCACCAGCCAGGCACCCACCCTGACCTTTGGAACCAAGCTGGGAG TCAcatccacagctgccagcacagcctccaccaccagcaccacctcagtgctgggctccACGGGGCCCTCCTTGTTTGCATCTGTGGCAACTTCTtcagccccagcctcctccagcaccacagGCCTCTCAC TGGGTGCCACCTCCACTGGTTCCACTGGGACAGCCAGTCTGGGGACACTTGGCTTTGGATTAAAGGTTCCTGGAaccacagctgccaccaccagcactgccactg GGACAACTTCTGCTTCTGGCTTTCCCTTGAACCTGAAGCCATTGACTACCACTGGTGCCACTGGAGCTGTGACCTccacagctgccaccaccacagccaccacagccag TGCCCCCCCAGTGATGACTTATGCCCAGCTGGAGAGTTTGATCAACAAGTGGAGCCTGGAACTGGAAGACCAAGAGAAGCACTTCCTGCATCAGGCCACACAAGTCAATGCCTGGGACCGCATGCTGATCGAGAACGGGGAGAAG ATTACTTCGTTACACAGAGAAGTAGAGAAGGTGAAGGTTGACCAGAAGAG ACTGGATCAGGAACTGGACTTCATTCTGTcccagcagaaggagctggaggactTGCTGACCCCTCTGGAGGAGTCTGTGAAGGAGCAGAGCGGGACCATCTACCTGCAGCACGCGGATGAGGAACGGGAGAGGAC ctaCAAACTGGCTGAAAACATTGATGCTCAGCTGAAGCGCATGGCACAAGATCTGAAGGACATCATTGATCACTTGAACACATCAGGAGGCCCAGCAGACACGAGTGACCCT ctTCAGCAGATCTGTAAAATTTTGAATGCACACATGGATTCCCTGCAGTGGATTGACCAGAATTCAG ctgtgctgcagaggaaggtGGAAGAGGTGACCAAGGTTTGTGAGAGCCGCCGCAAGGAGCAGGAGCGCAGCTTTCGGATCACCTTTGATTGA
- the LOC103824264 gene encoding nuclear pore glycoprotein p62 isoform X2 — MSQFSFGAAAPGGAFGLGAPRAAATTATSGFSFSAPAPATASTGFSFGSAAPAAGGGQPAGLFSFSRPGPAAQPSGFSFGSASAAPAAPAAAAFPLGTNTPKVTFGASTATPAAGITGGFSFGAPAATSTPSSQAAAPSGFAFGSAGTSSSSSTAPSGTTGGFTFSSGTTSQAGTAGFSIGTAAAPVTSAGLSFGTAPAAAASTSTATLAAANPVATPFSLGGQPAGLTFGAQPSTAATSTSTATLTTSTSQAPTLTFGTKLGVGATSTGSTGTASLGTLGFGLKVPGTTAATTSTATGTTSASGFPLNLKPLTTTGATGAVTSTAATTTATTASAPPVMTYAQLESLINKWSLELEDQEKHFLHQATQVNAWDRMLIENGEKITSLHREVEKVKVDQKRLDQELDFILSQQKELEDLLTPLEESVKEQSGTIYLQHADEERERTYKLAENIDAQLKRMAQDLKDIIDHLNTSGGPADTSDPLQQICKILNAHMDSLQWIDQNSAVLQRKVEEVTKVCESRRKEQERSFRITFD, encoded by the exons aTGAGCCAGTTCAGCTTCGGGGCGGCCGCTCCCGGCGGCGCCTTCGGCCTGGGCGCGCCCCGAGCCGCCGCCACCACGGCCACCAGCGGCTTCTCCTTCTCCGCGCCGGCGCCCGCCACCGCCTCCACCGGCTTCAGCTTCGGCAGCGCGgcgccggcggcgggcggcggccaGCCCGCCGGGCTCTTCTCCTTCAGCAggccgggcccggccgcgcAGCCCTCCGGCTTCAGCTTCGGCTCGGCCAGcgcggcccccgccgccccggcaGCCGCCGCCTTCCCGCTGGG gaCAAACACCCCAAAAGTGACCTTtggagccagcactgccactccagctgctggaatCACGGGGGGCTTCTCTTTTGGTGCCCCTGCGGCAACCAGCACCCCCTCGAGTCAGGCAGCAGCCCCGTCTGGCTTTGCctttggctctgctggcaccagcagcagcagcagcacggctCCCTCTGGGACAACAGGAGGCTTCACCTTCTCCAGTGGCACCACGAGCCAGGCGGGCACGGCCGGGTTCAGCATCGGCACCGCGGCTGCGCCCGTGACGTCGGCAGGGCTGAGCTTTGGCACGGCCCCTGcggctgctgccagcaccagcacggccaccctggcagctgccaaCCCAGTAGCAACGCCCTTCAGCCTCGGGGGGCAGCCTGCAG GTCTGACCTTTGGGGCTCAGCCTTCGACAGCAGCCACCAGTACAAGCACAGCAACACTGACCACAAGCACCAGCCAGGCACCCACCCTGACCTTTGGAACCAAGCTGGGAG TGGGTGCCACCTCCACTGGTTCCACTGGGACAGCCAGTCTGGGGACACTTGGCTTTGGATTAAAGGTTCCTGGAaccacagctgccaccaccagcactgccactg GGACAACTTCTGCTTCTGGCTTTCCCTTGAACCTGAAGCCATTGACTACCACTGGTGCCACTGGAGCTGTGACCTccacagctgccaccaccacagccaccacagccag TGCCCCCCCAGTGATGACTTATGCCCAGCTGGAGAGTTTGATCAACAAGTGGAGCCTGGAACTGGAAGACCAAGAGAAGCACTTCCTGCATCAGGCCACACAAGTCAATGCCTGGGACCGCATGCTGATCGAGAACGGGGAGAAG ATTACTTCGTTACACAGAGAAGTAGAGAAGGTGAAGGTTGACCAGAAGAG ACTGGATCAGGAACTGGACTTCATTCTGTcccagcagaaggagctggaggactTGCTGACCCCTCTGGAGGAGTCTGTGAAGGAGCAGAGCGGGACCATCTACCTGCAGCACGCGGATGAGGAACGGGAGAGGAC ctaCAAACTGGCTGAAAACATTGATGCTCAGCTGAAGCGCATGGCACAAGATCTGAAGGACATCATTGATCACTTGAACACATCAGGAGGCCCAGCAGACACGAGTGACCCT ctTCAGCAGATCTGTAAAATTTTGAATGCACACATGGATTCCCTGCAGTGGATTGACCAGAATTCAG ctgtgctgcagaggaaggtGGAAGAGGTGACCAAGGTTTGTGAGAGCCGCCGCAAGGAGCAGGAGCGCAGCTTTCGGATCACCTTTGATTGA